The Novipirellula aureliae sequence CCCAAGGCCTTTCGTCGGCGTGTCAATACAGTTGGGGCGAGATGCGAGCCTATCGCGGTATCCCAGACAAAGACCCCGTCTCCGACGAAACCGCTTGAAACTTGATTCGCGGATACCATGCGTGCGTCAGCTTTATCGATGTACAAATTGGTCGACTCCTCGAGGTTTCAGTGAAATTAGGTGGAAGAGAAGCGGACTGGCGTTTTCTCAATTGGAAGCCATAGTAGCCGTACTCTTCAGCGTTTCGGATCCCTGATTTAGGATGACCCGGCTGTGGAACGAGTTGATAGACAATCCCATCAAGATCTTGCCTGATGAACATGTGATCGTTTCAACCATTGATACGGATGCTCACCAAGCGTCCAGTGCCAGTTGTCGCTGCTTCGACCGCGTGAGCGTATGGTCGTATGGCGAAAGGGATCGAGCACAATGAACTGAGCATCGCCCCACTCGAATTGATAGTAGTTCTCTGGCAGACCAATTCCCCGTTCCGATTGATCGTTGCCAGTGAAGAGGTCATCCGGAAAGGGATTCGGTAGATACCGCTTGCGAGTCAACGTCGCCCAAACATTTGATCCACGATTGCCCGCTTCACCATCATGATTTCCAAAGGCAAAGTACAGGGGTGCAGAATGACAAAGCTGGCCGAGACAATAGCGCTGAGCAAGATACTGAGGTTCTGCTCGTTCGGGTTTGATATACTTGCCCGTCATGAACGTATCGCCCAACGCAAAATGAAAGTCTGGCTGATCGACGCGGACGTTTCCAAGCGTTCGCAAATAGACATCGCCACTGGTGTTTTCGTCTAAATACGAATCCGCTTGCACCGTAAAAGCAAACGATGAGCCAGGATCACGTTGCGTATGAAACGAATACTCTTCACTCTTCCGCGTCTCACGGTCACTCGCCTCGTAGATGAGTCGATAATACTAACGAGCGTTCTTATCAAGCGTATCATCTACGAAATCACGAGGTTGCCCCGCTTTGAAAACTTGGACTGGCGTTTTTGCTGAGTGAGCTCCGTGCCGCAATCCATAACTCAAGTGTGCCTGTGCATCTTCATAAAACAGGACTTGCATCGTGATGCATTGATCGCCATTTGCGTCGATCTCGTCAACATGCTGACGAACGAATCCGCCCATGGTATGGGAGGCTTCACCTCGACGCCCGGCGTATTCATCAAGTGTCAATTGGGCATCGCCGTTCTGATTGTAAAGTTTGAAAACTTCACGACACGCTTGTTGCAGTTCGCTTTGCTCCAAAAAACCATCCTTATTCGCATCCATTTCCGATGCGTGTACAACGAGCCAAGGTTTGCGTTCGCGGTCATTCGCAGCGACGTTTCCTCAGTTGCGTTTTTCGGCAAGGGGGATCGATAGAATCATGCTACGCGCCGTCACAAACAGCTCGGACTCGTCCTTCGTCAGACAAACATTGGTCGGTTGCTCGGGAGTCGGGAAGCTGCCAGTTTGTTTTCCCAGCGAGTTAAAGACCACGATCTGCTGGCTTGCCAAATAGACATTCCCACGCGAGTCGATTGCCATGCCGTCAGCTCCGATTTCGGCGAAAACACTCTTGTCGGCAAGCAATCCGTCGGTTTGAATGGCATAGCGGTAGGTCCGGTCGGCTCCGTGATCGGTGATAAACAGCGTCTTGCCATCTGCGGAGCCTACCAATCCGTTTGGCCGCACCAAGTCGTCGGCGACACGAATCACCGAATCACCAGCGGGTGTGATGTAATAGACGTGTTGTCCATCTTGCGTTGGTGTCCCCCTGCCGTAGAGCGGATCAGAGAAATAAACACCCCCGTTCGGAGCGATCCAAAGATCGTTCGGTTTGTTGAACGGCTTGCCTGCGTATTTGTCGGCAAGCGTCGTTAGCTTCCCGTCTTTGCTAAGTCGTGCAACGCGGCTTCGTTCGCCTTGGCAGATAACGAGATCCCCTTCCGCATCGATTGCAAGGCCATTGGCGCCGCCGGAGTCTTCGAGAAAGACTTCCAGTTGGCCAGTCGGGTCGCGGCGATAGATACGGTTTGCTCGAACATCGGTGAAATAAATGTTTCCATCGGCATCCCCGACTGGCCCTTCAGTGAATTGAAACTCGGTTTCCGGATTGAGTTGGGTTGCCTCGGTAGGACGTTTTGATTCAGAGTTTGTCGATGGGCCTCGTTGTCCTTCGTTCTGGTTCGTTCGTGTACCGGGTTGTCTTTGTTGTCGATTTTGCTTCTGTCCAGGCTGGTTTGCCCGAGGGTTTGTTTGGGGCATTTGCCGAGGCGATGACTGGATCTGGCCTTGCGAAGCCAACTCGGTCAACGTCCCCTTTGGCTGCAGCTCACGATCTCGCAGTGCCGGATGGTCTGGTCCATAGCGGTAGGCTCGAAACACTGCGTTGGACATTGGAAAGGAATCCTCCAAGACTTTCACAACACCTTCCTTGGTCACGGGATTGATGTACTCCCAAACAATCTCGGCATCCGGAGTGACTTCAAAGAAGTGCCCTTCGGTCATGGCACAAACAAGCGTGTTGCCATTGGGCAATCGCTGCGCACCAGAACCAATGTGACTAAAGAATCCCTGGTTGCTGCGTGAGTAGTACATCCAAACGATTTGGTTGGAGACCCATCGTGGCGTCTTTTGTGAATCGCGGTTGGGGTGCTGCCAACGAAAGTAGCCGGCATCAGGTGGATTGACGTAGACTTCCGCACGCTCGCCCAGCTCGTTGACCATCCCGTTGATCTCGAGGACGTAAGACTGCGGCGTTCGTTCAAACAAGTATTGGGCGTTGTTGAAGATCAGAAAATTGCCTGCGCCGGGCAAACCCTTATCGATCCAGTGAACGTCGTGCGCACCACCGATCTGTTTGTGCCCCGTTGTCGATTGGGTCCAGTCGGCCAGGATCGAGGGCGGGTCGCCTTGCCCATAGCGTGCGGGATCACCAAAGCGATACAAAAAGTCGCCCGCAGGACCGGCTGCACGACGAATACTCTCTTCGGGGTCTCCGGCAACAAACGTCCCATCGTGATCGATGACATAGAACTCACCTTGAACGGAGTTCGTGACCACGTGGCCGAGTTGTGGGTTGTAGTCAAGTGAATTGCAATGCAGCCAATCACGTTTTACTGGCCGACCGGGAATGTTAACATTAATCCGATGAGGGTAGTCGGCGACCGTCTTGCCCTGATCGATGTAGTTGCGTTTTGTGGGGTCGACGTCTTGAATCGTGTGATCGAAAAATCGCCACTCCCAAACAATATTGCCCTGCATGTCAATCTCGACAATCGTGTCCAATTGCGCACCGTCGTAGGGACCGTTGGCGGGATCGCAACCTGCGTCGATCGCCTCTTGGTGCGTGATCTCGCGATTGGCGATATACAGCGTCGTCGGCTGACCAAGTTGTTTGTTGAAAATCCGCACCCAATCGTGGTGCGGTTTGTAACCGGGGCGTTGCTCGTCATATTGCCATACGACGTTGCCGTTCCAGTCGAGTTCGCGAAAACCGCCAAATCCACTCGGGTCGTCCTTCGATGCATCGAGTAGGTTTCCATTCTCTAACAATTGAGGTGTCGTACCAATCGGCCAAGTGTTCACGACACGTCCTTCCATGTCGATCAGGTAACTGGTACCCCGTGTAGAAAAGAGCGTGTAGCCATGGAACGACTGCTGTTGATCCCAATGGATCAATTCCGTCGGTCCGCGAAGCGACTCGTGAGCACCGGCAACGGCGATCACCATCAGGATGATCACGAATGGAAGGGAGCGAATCATTGTGTGAATCCGATAGGTTGGTGATCTAGTTCTACTTCACCCTCGCGGCGAAGCGGTCGTGCAGTTTTACAGTGCTTGTTTTACAGGCGTTTATGCTTGTTGTACCTCTCCCGGCACAGCCCGGGGAGGTCCGACGGGCGCCCTTTAGGCGTTCGCGAGGGAGGGGGCCCGCAGAGCACTTGCACGAAGCGCATCGTGTAGGCCCCCTCCCGAACGACGGCTCGGCCGCCGCGTTCGACCTCCCCCAAACTGCGTTTGGTGGAGGTGGTTAAGTTGTTGCCTTAGCTGGAGTTAAAAACTGCGTGACCTGTGCGTTTGGGGAGGGTGAAGTCGTCGTACTTACTTAACTTGATGCGTATGGATACTCACTACTTGTCCCCAGTCTCCCGCCTGGCGACACACTGTTTGGGAGACTCCCGCCTCCCGTACTCAGCTCGGCAGACGGGAGCCTGCGAAGCATCCCGTGATAAGACAGGAGCCTTGTAACGGGACATTAAAAGCTTAGCGTTGACGTCCTCCGCCACGCCCTTGTCCCCCGCGTTCGCCGCCGACGCCGCCCTTTCTTTGGCTGCGGTCACCGGTAACAAGCATCGGTGCTCCGATCGGCTGCTCGATGGGCCCCCCAGGCGTCAGCACCTTGTCCTCCAGCCCTGCGTAGTTTGGAGCGTAGCGATGAATTTTAAAAACGGCGTTCCATTGGTGCCCGCGGTGGTC is a genomic window containing:
- a CDS encoding EF-hand domain-containing protein; its protein translation is MDANKDGFLEQSELQQACREVFKLYNQNGDAQLTLDEYAGRRGEASHTMGGFVRQHVDEIDANGDQCITMQVLFYEDAQAHLSYGLRHGAHSAKTPVQVFKAGQPRDFVDDTLDKNAR
- a CDS encoding SMP-30/gluconolactonase/LRE family protein translates to MIRSLPFVIILMVIAVAGAHESLRGPTELIHWDQQQSFHGYTLFSTRGTSYLIDMEGRVVNTWPIGTTPQLLENGNLLDASKDDPSGFGGFRELDWNGNVVWQYDEQRPGYKPHHDWVRIFNKQLGQPTTLYIANREITHQEAIDAGCDPANGPYDGAQLDTIVEIDMQGNIVWEWRFFDHTIQDVDPTKRNYIDQGKTVADYPHRINVNIPGRPVKRDWLHCNSLDYNPQLGHVVTNSVQGEFYVIDHDGTFVAGDPEESIRRAAGPAGDFLYRFGDPARYGQGDPPSILADWTQSTTGHKQIGGAHDVHWIDKGLPGAGNFLIFNNAQYLFERTPQSYVLEINGMVNELGERAEVYVNPPDAGYFRWQHPNRDSQKTPRWVSNQIVWMYYSRSNQGFFSHIGSGAQRLPNGNTLVCAMTEGHFFEVTPDAEIVWEYINPVTKEGVVKVLEDSFPMSNAVFRAYRYGPDHPALRDRELQPKGTLTELASQGQIQSSPRQMPQTNPRANQPGQKQNRQQRQPGTRTNQNEGQRGPSTNSESKRPTEATQLNPETEFQFTEGPVGDADGNIYFTDVRANRIYRRDPTGQLEVFLEDSGGANGLAIDAEGDLVICQGERSRVARLSKDGKLTTLADKYAGKPFNKPNDLWIAPNGGVYFSDPLYGRGTPTQDGQHVYYITPAGDSVIRVADDLVRPNGLVGSADGKTLFITDHGADRTYRYAIQTDGLLADKSVFAEIGADGMAIDSRGNVYLASQQIVVFNSLGKQTGSFPTPEQPTNVCLTKDESELFVTARSMILSIPLAEKRN